In Pseudomonadota bacterium, the following are encoded in one genomic region:
- a CDS encoding DUF350 domain-containing protein, with product RDNKAVAISTTGYLFGLGLILWGVVSTNGEHPVTGFWSLIGDLIATFFWGLLGIALLEVSQYLNDHYLLPHFDNHKELIEDRNLGTGAVEGGTFIASGIIIKTVLSGPGSGFISDIIGTFFYFAVGQAAFLIFGRLYRRVSRFDLHHEIERDNAAAGIAFGLSMIAVGILLADYIAAYDSIPGLLCWLPISFFFLVSGRYIADRLLLPGVSLDDEISQDQNWGVAMIEGGIAIIIALVVGSLFFS from the coding sequence CGCGACAACAAAGCGGTAGCCATCTCCACCACAGGCTATCTGTTCGGTCTTGGTCTGATCCTCTGGGGCGTGGTCTCGACCAACGGCGAGCATCCGGTAACCGGATTCTGGAGTCTGATCGGCGATCTCATCGCTACCTTTTTCTGGGGTCTGCTGGGCATCGCTCTGCTGGAGGTATCGCAATATCTCAACGACCACTACCTGTTGCCCCACTTCGACAACCATAAGGAACTGATCGAAGACCGCAATCTCGGCACCGGGGCGGTTGAGGGCGGCACCTTTATCGCCTCCGGCATCATTATCAAAACCGTGCTGAGCGGGCCCGGCTCGGGCTTCATCAGCGACATTATCGGCACCTTCTTTTACTTCGCCGTCGGCCAGGCCGCGTTTCTTATTTTCGGTCGCCTCTACCGGCGGGTCAGCCGTTTCGACCTGCACCACGAGATTGAACGGGATAATGCCGCCGCCGGAATCGCTTTCGGCCTCAGTATGATTGCCGTCGGCATTCTCCTGGCCGATTACATCGCCGCTTACGACTCGATTCCGGGGCTGCTCTGCTGGCTGCCGATAAGTTTTTTCTTCCTCGTCAGCGGCCGCTATATCGCCGACCGGCTGCTTCTGCCCGGGGTCAGCCTTGACGATGAAATCAGTCAGGACCAGAACTGGGGCGTGGCCATGATTGAAGGCGGCATCGCCATTATCATCGCCCTGGTGGTCGGGAGCCTGTTCTTCTCATGA
- a CDS encoding potassium channel protein → MPFFQHFLRWLKQHRLARLRLFRIFLLAVGLNIMFGLLFYLAEHRIQTGLGLLDAIWWAMVTMTTVGYGDFYPQTNCGRFLIAYPCMLVGIAIVGYLLGMAAEQFFEYTSKKKRGFVQITRENHIIICNFPSADKIRRLTSELRLHPLYEKTFFVIVSDTIDRLPDSLPENNFAFVYGSPTCETTLQKANLKNAAGVFILTGDPAGSDADAITFAIASIIDLLRREHQYPCKVVAELSHREKLPLLRKARVDGIVTPEGLTDCLLAQEFLYPGIHEIITQIVSNEIGSQFYILATRLAGHRVADIQVAVLKHPANLQVIGIIKKGRTFLNPAKDSRIEPGDKLIILAESRRDFSAIEDDILKNREAVQRS, encoded by the coding sequence ATGCCGTTTTTTCAACATTTTCTGCGCTGGCTGAAACAACACCGCCTGGCGCGACTGCGCCTGTTCCGGATCTTCTTACTCGCCGTCGGCCTGAATATCATGTTTGGCCTGCTTTTTTATCTGGCCGAGCATCGAATCCAGACCGGGCTTGGCCTGCTTGACGCCATCTGGTGGGCCATGGTCACCATGACCACGGTCGGCTACGGCGATTTCTATCCGCAAACCAATTGCGGTCGTTTCCTGATTGCCTATCCCTGCATGCTGGTCGGTATCGCGATAGTCGGCTACCTGCTGGGCATGGCGGCGGAACAGTTTTTTGAATACACTTCAAAGAAAAAGAGAGGATTTGTGCAAATCACCCGGGAAAATCACATCATCATCTGCAATTTCCCCAGCGCGGACAAGATCAGGCGCCTGACCAGCGAGCTCAGACTGCACCCGCTTTATGAAAAAACCTTCTTTGTTATCGTCAGCGACACAATCGACCGGCTGCCGGACAGCCTACCCGAAAATAATTTCGCCTTTGTTTACGGCAGTCCCACCTGTGAAACGACTCTACAGAAAGCCAATCTCAAGAACGCCGCGGGCGTTTTCATCCTGACCGGCGACCCCGCCGGCAGTGATGCCGACGCCATCACCTTTGCCATCGCGTCAATTATCGACCTGCTCCGCCGAGAACATCAATACCCATGCAAGGTCGTAGCCGAACTCAGCCACCGGGAAAAGCTTCCACTGCTGCGCAAGGCCCGGGTCGACGGCATCGTCACTCCGGAGGGTCTGACCGATTGCCTGCTGGCCCAGGAATTTCTCTATCCCGGCATTCATGAAATCATCACCCAGATCGTCAGCAACGAGATCGGCAGCCAGTTCTACATTCTCGCGACCCGGCTGGCCGGTCACCGGGTCGCCGACATTCAGGTAGCGGTACTGAAACATCCGGCCAACCTGCAGGTGATCGGCATCATCAAAAAAGGCCGGACCTTCCTTAATCCAGCCAAGGACAGCCGCATTGAACCTGGCGATAAACTGATCATCCTGGCCGAAAGCCGCCGCGATTTCAGCGCCATTGAAGACGACATTCTCAAAAACCGGGAAGCAGTTCAGCGTAGTTGA
- a CDS encoding PspA/IM30 family protein, producing the protein MSIFNRIFKIGQAGFNQAIDKLETPELMLDQAIRDKEKQIKEAKQAVLACIATEKQAQALLDREKLEQGHWEAKAEAALKAGREDLAVKALARAAEHEKKAAAMEPHCREQRTQIENLKQDIHRIEDELAEFKRNRDFIIAQSKAAEVKKQIYRAKARISEKHNADDLMARMRAKAERRAHEAEAAQEMATDSGDNLEKEFADLGSAGADQAVTGKLAALKARIGA; encoded by the coding sequence ATGAGCATTTTTAACCGCATTTTCAAAATCGGACAGGCCGGATTCAATCAGGCCATAGACAAACTGGAAACCCCCGAGCTGATGCTTGATCAGGCTATCCGCGACAAGGAAAAACAGATCAAGGAAGCCAAACAGGCGGTACTGGCCTGTATCGCCACCGAAAAACAAGCCCAAGCCCTGCTTGACCGGGAAAAGCTGGAACAGGGCCATTGGGAAGCCAAGGCCGAAGCGGCTTTAAAAGCCGGGCGCGAAGATCTGGCCGTCAAGGCTTTGGCCCGCGCCGCCGAGCATGAGAAGAAAGCCGCAGCGATGGAACCCCACTGCCGGGAGCAGAGAACCCAGATCGAAAACTTGAAGCAGGATATCCACCGCATCGAGGATGAACTGGCCGAGTTCAAACGCAACCGGGATTTCATTATCGCTCAGAGTAAGGCGGCGGAAGTCAAAAAACAAATTTACCGGGCCAAGGCCAGAATCTCGGAAAAACATAATGCCGATGATCTCATGGCCCGGATGCGGGCCAAGGCGGAGCGCCGTGCTCACGAAGCCGAAGCCGCCCAGGAAATGGCCACCGACAGCGGCGACAACCTGGAAAAGGAATTTGCCGACCTGGGAAGCGCCGGCGCCGACCAGGCCGTCACCGGCAAGCTCGCCGCCCTCAAGGCCCGAATCGGCGCTTAA
- a CDS encoding MoxR family ATPase: MTNPQSSQQDDQTRSLFTATRTRMGTEIIGQEKLIERLLIALLADGHLLVEGAPGLAKTRAVKALADCIEGDFQRLQFTPDLLPADLTGTDIYQAGDNSFRFQPGPLFHNLVLADEINRAPAKVQSALLEAMSERQISIGSKTHLLPRLFMVMATQNPIEQEGTYPLPEAQLDRFLMQVLVDYPDYRSEKVILELARREALEELEEKTPAAPILPLDTIVRARCEVLQVHLADPLREYLVQLVLATRDPRVCGEKIGRWLEYGASPRATIALDRCARAQAWLRGQDYVTPENIQDVCHDILRHRLLLTFEAEAEGVNSDQVIDELLRLIPVP; this comes from the coding sequence ATGACCAACCCGCAAAGCTCACAGCAGGATGACCAGACCAGGTCGTTGTTCACCGCTACCCGAACCCGGATGGGCACGGAAATCATCGGTCAGGAGAAACTAATTGAACGTCTGCTGATTGCCCTGCTTGCCGACGGCCACCTGCTGGTCGAAGGGGCCCCGGGACTGGCCAAGACCCGAGCCGTCAAGGCCCTGGCCGACTGTATCGAGGGTGATTTTCAGCGCCTTCAGTTCACACCCGACCTGCTGCCCGCCGATCTGACCGGTACCGATATCTACCAGGCCGGCGACAACTCTTTCCGTTTTCAACCGGGCCCCCTCTTTCACAACCTGGTTCTGGCCGATGAAATCAACCGGGCTCCGGCGAAAGTCCAGTCGGCCCTGCTGGAAGCGATGTCGGAGCGTCAGATCAGTATCGGGAGCAAGACGCATCTTTTGCCTCGGCTGTTCATGGTCATGGCGACTCAGAATCCGATTGAACAGGAGGGTACCTACCCTCTGCCTGAAGCCCAGCTTGATCGTTTTCTGATGCAGGTACTGGTTGACTACCCTGACTACCGGAGCGAAAAGGTCATTCTCGAACTGGCCCGCCGCGAAGCCCTGGAGGAGCTTGAGGAAAAAACCCCGGCCGCGCCGATTCTTCCGCTGGACACCATTGTCCGGGCTCGCTGCGAAGTCCTGCAGGTCCATCTTGCAGACCCCTTGCGGGAATATCTGGTTCAGCTCGTCCTGGCGACCCGCGATCCGCGCGTCTGCGGAGAAAAAATCGGCCGCTGGCTCGAGTACGGCGCCAGCCCCCGGGCGACCATCGCCCTGGACCGCTGCGCCCGGGCCCAGGCCTGGCTCAGAGGGCAAGACTATGTGACCCCGGAAAACATTCAGGACGTCTGTCATGACATTCTGCGTCACCGTCTGCTCCTGACCTTTGAAGCCGAAGCCGAAGGCGTCAACAGTGATCAGGTTATCGATGAACTGCTGCGCCTGATTCCCGTGCCTTGA
- a CDS encoding DUF58 domain-containing protein — MHLSRIFQKNSPPPISNGITCSLEELLELRHTTRPFWVSGGRQAHSLFAGNTRSRFRGRGMDYEESRIYTPGDDIRNLDWRVTARSGKVHCKLFTEERDRPVINLVDFSPSLYFGTKNAFKSVVAARLAATVAWSAVLNHDRIGGLIQTPETSFDLRPRPGRKGVLALIHALVKASRPPDQAGTFVLETILHQAQQSIRPGSRVFLISDFYGLNASCERSLSQLRRHNDLVLCQVIDPLEMSPPAAGFYSISDGNRQAVLDTGSAAVRHDYQMTFARRREKLMRLAANLRSPVLQIVSDDDLTASLRRGLQPGSGNKKS, encoded by the coding sequence ATGCACCTGAGCCGAATCTTTCAGAAAAACTCACCGCCACCGATCAGCAACGGCATTACCTGCAGTCTGGAAGAGCTGTTGGAGCTACGCCACACGACCCGCCCTTTCTGGGTCAGCGGCGGGCGCCAGGCTCATTCACTGTTTGCCGGCAACACGCGTTCACGTTTTCGCGGCCGGGGCATGGACTATGAAGAATCGCGCATCTATACCCCGGGCGACGACATCCGCAACCTCGACTGGCGGGTCACCGCTCGCAGCGGCAAGGTCCACTGTAAACTGTTCACCGAGGAACGGGACCGCCCGGTAATCAACTTGGTCGATTTCAGCCCGTCCCTGTATTTCGGCACAAAAAACGCATTCAAATCGGTGGTCGCCGCTCGCCTGGCGGCCACCGTCGCCTGGAGCGCGGTTTTAAATCATGACCGGATCGGAGGCCTCATTCAGACCCCGGAAACCAGCTTTGATCTACGCCCCCGGCCCGGCCGCAAGGGCGTACTGGCCCTGATTCACGCCCTCGTCAAGGCCAGCCGCCCTCCCGACCAGGCCGGCACCTTCGTACTGGAGACCATTCTTCATCAGGCCCAGCAAAGTATCCGGCCCGGCAGCCGCGTTTTCCTGATCAGTGATTTCTATGGTTTGAATGCGAGTTGTGAACGCAGTCTCAGCCAGCTGCGCCGCCATAACGACCTGGTGCTCTGCCAGGTCATCGACCCTCTGGAAATGAGCCCGCCGGCGGCCGGTTTCTATTCCATCAGCGACGGCAATCGACAGGCTGTTCTCGATACCGGTTCGGCGGCAGTACGCCATGACTACCAGATGACTTTTGCGCGGCGCCGGGAAAAGCTCATGCGCCTGGCCGCCAATCTCAGAAGCCCCGTTCTGCAGATCGTCTCCGATGATGACCTGACCGCAAGCCTGAGACGGGGACTGCAACCCGGATCAGGAAACAAAAAATCATGA
- a CDS encoding DUF4381 domain-containing protein: protein MNPDPSQALAELRDILLPPRPGWWPPAPGWWLLSLLILGLSLLLLTWMRRRRENRPVRLALQELAALKLKPDNPDEHRRLYQDFSALLRRFCLVFFADRNPAGLCGQAWLNFLQEHAPLVKRPLLLQELAVLLEAPYARHDFNGDPELTARALKIWFEGQRRGLFRQPRRKPLTEGRQT, encoded by the coding sequence ATGAATCCAGACCCTTCTCAAGCCCTTGCCGAGCTGCGGGATATTCTTTTGCCGCCCCGACCGGGCTGGTGGCCGCCGGCACCGGGCTGGTGGCTACTCAGCCTGTTGATTTTAGGCCTGAGCCTTCTGTTGTTGACCTGGATGCGCAGGCGGCGCGAGAACCGACCGGTCCGTCTAGCCCTGCAGGAGCTGGCCGCTCTGAAGCTTAAGCCTGACAACCCCGACGAGCACCGACGGCTCTACCAGGATTTTTCCGCCCTGCTTCGACGCTTCTGCCTGGTTTTTTTTGCCGACCGCAACCCGGCCGGACTCTGCGGCCAGGCCTGGCTCAATTTTCTTCAGGAACATGCCCCCCTTGTAAAAAGGCCGCTGTTGCTTCAGGAACTGGCGGTTTTACTTGAAGCTCCCTATGCCCGCCATGACTTTAATGGCGATCCGGAACTTACCGCCCGCGCCCTGAAAATCTGGTTCGAGGGACAACGTCGGGGACTTTTCAGGCAGCCCCGCCGAAAACCGCTTACGGAAGGCCGCCAAACATGA